Proteins co-encoded in one Fusarium musae strain F31 chromosome 3, whole genome shotgun sequence genomic window:
- a CDS encoding hypothetical protein (EggNog:ENOG41), giving the protein MSTSSPRQAASLETLPPEILIPIVTRLPGLDILWDLITASPHVWRLFSDHAITIVECILSGPNAVIPPEIAELIRAAILVRTRAVPFESLNEFQGRFLRKVGRKWKGSDMEAPPRPSPDEKLSPGCLSTAMPSVEVLRSVVATAHQISALSQACLTSFLDRVRDPGFRPLHLGNPEDRRGPNGQYIEAWDQVFAGEPVSVVDVGQPTWVEEMRVVRALWYIQLVGEMRRQMGSLEWPAQDIEGLKEMNPGDDRHNLGSPYPLSPEEVRSVMGYLATLGEAKQDLFYRLPRPPRCERWTTALPIRGERYMEIAGYREDGRPIKRSKFTEDRLWGRTPVALDGDAPGMSIFECLANPPSHPISASPLEGIKFDSFRPFGLAIWDAWRMYHLGLHSSILEGQRRLPHDAFYFFAWESILPSDEVASVKSNLRARKKRVSEERQAP; this is encoded by the exons ATGTCTACTTCAAGTCCTCGACAAGCAGCATCTCTAGAGACACTGCCTCCAGAGATTTTAATTCCCATCGTAACACGCCTTCCAGGGCTCGACATTCTCTGGGACCTGATCACGGCATCCCCTCACGTCTGGCGTCTCTTCAGCGACCATGCCATCACCATCGTCGAATGCATCCTCTCAGGTCCCAATGCAGTAATACCACCCGAGATTGCAGAGCTCATACGCGCTGCCATACTCGTGCGCACTCGAGCAGTTCCTTTTGAGAGCCTGAATGAATTCCAGGGCCGGTTCTTACGCAAAGTCGGGCGCAAGTGGAAGGGCAGCGACATGGAAGCCCCTCCTAGACCGTCCCCAGATGAAAAGCTGAGCCCTGGATGCTTGTCGACTGCCATGCCCTCTGTCGAGGTTCTTCGATCGGTTGTCGCAACCGCTCATCAGATATCTGCCCTTTCGCAAGCATGCTTGACCTCGTTCCTTGATCGGGTGAGAGATCCTGGCTTCAGACCTTTGCACCTTGGCAATCCTGAAGACCG ACGAGGGCCAAATGGTCAATACATCGAAGCCTGGGATCAGGTCTTTGCCGGGGAACCGGTGAGTGTGGTTGATGTAGGTCAGCCCACGTGGGTAGAAGAGATGCGAGTCGTGCGAGCTCTATGGTACATTCAGCTCGTGGGTGAAATGCGTCGCCAGATGGGCAGTCTAGAGTGGCCAGCTCAGGATATCGAGGGTCTGAAAGAAATGAATCCCGGCGATGACCGCCATAACCTTGGAAGCCCATACCCTCTGTCTCCCGAAGAAGTCAGGTCTGTCATGGGATATCTGGCAACCCTTGGGGAGGCGAAGCAAGATTTATTCTACCGACTACCCCGTCCTCCTCGTTGTGAGAGATGGACTACAGCTTTGCCCATTCGAGGTGAGCGATACATGGAAATCGCGGGATACCGGGAGGATGGCCGCCCTATCAAGCGGAGCAAGTTTACTGAAGATCGGCTTTGGGGCCGGACCCCGGTGGCACTGGATGGAGACGCCCCTGGAATGTCAATCTTTGAATGCTTGGCCAACCCCCCCTCTCACCCTATCAGCGCATCTCCCCTGGAGGGTATAAAGTTCGACTCGTTCCGCCCGTTCGGTCTCGCAATCTGGGATGCGTGGAGGATGTATCATTTGGGCCTACACTCCTCAATACTCGAAGGCCAACGACGCTTGCCCCATGATGCCTTTTATTTCTTCGCTTGGGAGAGTATTCTTCCTTCTGATGAGGTTGCAAGTGTCAAGTCCAATCTTCGGGCAAGGAAGAAACGTGTGTCTGAAGAGCGACAGGCGCCgtga
- a CDS encoding hypothetical protein (EggNog:ENOG41) yields the protein MHTKRSALWRLTLSSISLLIFSLFLLRFSFIPSFRLSSSDPGAVALDNDFYYSPSLAHVSKREDNPPADPYEKALRKGEALYCDMKATQAALETKNGKSAESPSYLQKHGLEDYEGWNKLANQNPTFGDRLNEALKGIGAPTSLYHYNWVNFGGGDWYSDPAGFLDGSLDLNEAEVKAIEPTGANFASSFSLNPGVIIADHNVGVKYAAEQSPPIDKEKTALTHIQQDRVCSESGGDVQDLKYIIRAQIVNRATLKIVFQAILNKYERDHKKKSLGPWKKRIVITHQKDPKELYAILGSPNGSGAAFMLINHKNRLGGARVINKVEVFVPEGNFEVTGAEVGREQEEWHVMLLFHIVDASRA from the exons ATGCATACCAAACGCAGTGCCTTATGGAGGCTAACCTTGAGTTCAATCTCCCTCCTTATTTTCTCCCTGTTTCTCCTCCGTTTCTCGTTTATCCCATCCTTCCGATTATCCTCTTCAGATCCTGGTGCAGTTGCCCTGGATAATGACTTTTACTACTCCCCTTCTCTTGCTCACGTCTCCAAACGGGAAGACAACCCACCCGCGGATCCGTATGAGAAAGCTCTCAGAAAGGGCGAAGCACTCTACTGTGATATGAAGGCGACTCAAGCAGCACTTGAGACCAAGAACGGAAAGTCTGCAGAGTCGCCTTCATATCTCCAGAAACATGGCTTAGAGGACTATGAAGGCTGGAATAAACTTGCAAACCAAAATCCAACATTTGGAGATCGTTTGAACGAGGCGTTGAAGGGTATCGGAGCCCCTACCAGCTTGTACCACTATAACTGGGTGAATTTTGGAGGGGGTGATTGGTACTCTGATCCCGCCGGATTTCTCGATGGTTCTCTAGACCTAAACGAAGCTGAAGTGAAAGCAATCGAG CCTACCGGGGCAAACTTTGCGAGTTCCTTTTCTCTGAACCCTGGCGTCATCATTGCCGACCATAACGTCGGGGTGAAATATGCCGCGGAACAATCACCCCCAATAGATAAGGAGAAAACAGCTCTCACCCATATACAACAG GACAGAGTCTGCTCTGAATCGGGCGGGGATGTCCAAGATCTTAAATACATCATCCGCGCCCAGATTGTGAACCGCGCCACACTCAAGATCGTATTCCAGGCCATTCTCAACAAATATGAGCGAGACCACAAGAAGAAGTCCCTGGGACcatggaagaaaagaatagtCATCACCCATCAAAAGGATCCCAAGGAGCTTTACGCCATCCTGGGTAGCCCCAATGGATCAGGAGCAGCTTTCATGTTGATCAATCACAAGAATCGACTTGGAGGGGCAAGAGTTATTAACAAAGTCGAGGTATTTGTTCCTGAGGGTAATTTTGAGGTTACTGGTGCTGAGGTCGGCCGTGAACAAGAGGAATGGCATGTCATGCTTTTGTTTCATATCGTTGAcgcttctcgagcttga
- a CDS encoding hypothetical protein (EggNog:ENOG41~CAZy:CE3): protein MVGSLKHPPTGMADNDHEGHSGKVLAQINTYWKLSIAARPNVVLVHAGTNNMDLEVDLEGSPNMLASIIDGLFQNAPDTTVLVAPVIWANNPRMQKHTDRFNPQVISIIQERQKAGKHILEVPIDINAGDLSDEKHPNDSGYEKMADAWFKAILEADKRGWLKAPTKINAAGLPGVGLGVGGGAGGAQEEIVGKIWKKQGTVFEGFRTWESVGTIRGSAENSSREKVILADLNGDGIDDYVLVDKDGKMRAWINGGKPNDWKSIGYINPDWKSITGDMIRLADVDNDGKADLIALYEDGAAKVWKNVDNGKKFESLDSKWATGLASRDKVRFEDIDGDGYADYVIVYGGGAVKWARNTHNNGKDSSKKNWETETTIAPGPAGIPQDSTSIRDIDSDGKADYLVIYQGGAVKAFRNTLKEGGRNWDDLGTIAPGIEGVTGEMIRFADMDGDGLADFLAVADDGSIRMWKNLGIIGVKGQSIRFADLTGEGRDDLISVDSRGRARAWINKGDNKWEAIGEIAPGFDEDLSDSRIEFIDVNGDKRADYLIIYGGGAVKAYLNNGNLPDPGDRRIWQDGITISPGVGEPGSKVRFADLDGDGYADFLILYDGGAVKYWQNNKNIPPRNGGRIWKEGIVVATGVGEPGSKVRFADLTGDGKADYIVQYDGGAARGYRNNGKIPIGEGRKWNDMGTIAAGVSPQGPVHYADINGDRKADYLVVFDGGAVNAYLNNHDWAPKLPDNPGQPIPVEPGTGGGGGGGGGGGNGDGGDGSGDGGNDNGGNDGGNGGGDSDDGDGNGDEGGDGDGGNDGGNNGDKDVVYIDPKIWDSNNPTAGCQPPCTLILPPWPLSSKTTISFPVVTETFKETWPETTSGVTKYGTTTITVKITLPPLTTSEIGVSNVILTESTSKSVPIRGSVIPSPVTLTEPTHGIIYTYKPGPLPTDDVDIGPPPGIAPGVIVTAGPPGPICKSGCGKPCLFGCTPGGGGGGSGGGSIGCIGGGCPGPGGNCVGPGCEKNKDDDNDDDDDDDDDDEDCATETNTECHQVCTTKPCATVCNTYLGCDCTTSQVTDYWVSCESSSCTTTSTEVITGCFLTATATTTAASCPLTTLEYNDDLGDDYNGIGNWGSTYKTTFSASVIVSSTPYPVNDGYATVDRTAYPIPDVKSATKTKMLGTSAIIIPSHVGNTISVTVKGVSFVTTWYPSATATVGESKSTSTEPSETTSFPTNTAITEAEAYCFEGNSDYVEFTLNEARQVIGSFCDSSYTLDPDNTFGQNVALEEDGYTVIVSAKWAPDQSGCGDKEPFSFSGDDWNHDLCSMGWTAAWSCPNDEEDRQSSYGGAYVLDPPENGGCLLLSLYAYDTSTMRLKALPKGSESLIPPVMNVTHMGEKKDWIANDKYDGRRMWPVAEGTTQVGKPSATGEVKN, encoded by the exons ATGGTCGGTAGCTTGAAGCACCCTCCCACTGGCATGGCAGACAATGACCACGAAGGCCACAGCGGAAAGGTCCTTGCGCAGATCAATACCTACTGGAAGCTGTCCATCGCAGCACGCCCCAACGTTGTTCTTGTACATGCCGGCACGAACAATATGGACCTAGAGGTTGACCTTGAGGGCTCTCCTAACATGCTGGCGTCCATCATTGATGGGCTTTTTCAGAATGCTCCAGATACCACTGTTCTTGTTGCTCCTGTCATATGGGCAAATAACCCCAGAATGCAGAAGCACACTGATCGCTTCAACCCACAAGTCATCTCAATCATTCAGGAAAGACAAAAGGCTGGAAAGCATATCCTCGAGGTCCCAATAGACATCAATGCAGGTGATCTTTCGGACGAGAAGCACCCAAACGATAGTGGTTATGAGAAGATGGCCGACGCTTGGTTCAAAGCAATCCTTGAGGCTGATAAACGAGGTTGGTTGAAAGCCCCGACAAAGATAAACGCTGCTGGTCTTCCTGGTGTTGGTCTCGGTgtcggaggaggagcaggaggcgcTCAAGAAGAAATCGTTGGTAAGATCTGGAAGAAACAAGGAACCGTCTTTGAAGGCTTCCGGACATGGGAGTCTGTCGGAACCATCAGAGGTTCTGCTGAGAATTCCTCACGAGAAAAGGTCATTCTGGCTGATCTGAACGGCGATGGTATCGATGATTACGTCCTTGTTGACAAGGATGGTAAGATGCGAGCCTGGATCAACGGAGGGAAGCCCAATGACTGGAAGAGTATCGGGTATATCAACCCAGACTGGAAGTCCATCACGGGCGACATGATCCGTCTCGCCGATGTGGATAACGATGGCAAGGCAGATCTCATCGCTCTATATGAGGATGGCGCTGCAAAGGTCTGGAAGAACGTGGACAACGGAAAGAAGTTCGAGTCCCTCGACTCCAAATGGGCAACCGGTCTTGCGTCTCGAGACAAGGTTCGGTTTGAGGACattgatggcgatggataTGCCGACTATGTTATCGTGTATGGCGGCGGCGCTGTCAAGTGGGCGCGCAATACACACAACAATGGCAAGgacagcagcaagaagaactGGGAGACTGAAACCACTATCGCCCCAGGACCAGCTGGTATACCACAAGACTCTACCAGTATCCGAGATATTGATAGCGATGGAAAGGCTG ATTATCTTGTCATATATCAGGGTGGCGCCGTAAAAGCGTTCCGCAACACCCTGAAAGAAGGTGGCCGGAACTGGGACGACTTGGGTACCATCGCCCCTGGCATAGAGGGTGTCACAGGCGAAATGATTCGCTTTGCTGATATGGACGGCGATGGCTTGGCTGACttccttgctgttgctgacgATGGAAGCATCCGCATGTGGAAGAACCTTGGTATTATCGGAGTTAAGGGCCAGAGCATCCGCTTCGCCGACTTGACAGGCGAGGGAAGAGATGACCTAATCTCTGTCGACTCTAGAGGGCGAGCTCGGGCTTGGATCAACAAGGGCGACAACAAGTGGGAAGCAATTGGCGAGATCGCACCGGGCTTCGACGAGGATCTCTCCGACTCACGCATCGAGTTCATCGATGTCAACGGCGATAAGCGCGCTGACTACCTGATCATATACGGCGGAGGAGCTGTCAAGGCATATCTCAACAACGGCAATCTACCTGACCCTGGGGATAGACGCATCTGGCAAGATGGTATTACTATTTCTCCAGGTGTCGGTGAGCCAGGGAGCAAGGTCCGGTTCGCAGACCTTGATGGCGACGGGTATGCAgacttcctcatcctctacGATGGCGGAGCAGTCAAGTACTGGcagaacaacaagaacatACCACCCAGGAACGGTGGCCGCATCTGGAAAGAGGGCATCGTTGTGGCCACTGGTGTCGGCGAGCCTGGCAGCAAGGTCCGGTTTGCGGATCTCACGGGAGATGGCAAGGCAGACTACATCGTTCAGTACGATGGCGGCGCTGCTCGAGGGTATCGCAACAATGGCAAGATTCCGATTGGTGAGGGACGCAAGTGGAATGACATGGGGACTATCGCAGCGGGTGTTAGTCCCCAGGGTCCTGTCCATTATGCGGACATCAATGGGGATAGGAAGGCTGATTACCTTGTTGTTTTTGATGGGGGCGCGGTTAATGCGTATCTCAATAATCACGATTGGGCGCCGAAGCTGCCGGATAATCCTGGTCAACCTATTCCTGTTGAGCCCGGCACTggtggaggcggaggcggaggcggaggcggaggaaaTGGTGATGGCGGTGATGGCAGCGGTGATGGAGGTAATGACAACGGCGGCAACGATGGAGGCAACGGCGGAGGTGacagtgatgatggtgacggTAATGGAGATGAAGGTGGAGACGGAGATGGGGGCAACGACGGAGGCAACAATGGTGACAAAGACGTTGTCTACATTGATCCCAAGATCTGGGACTCCAATAACCCTACAGCAGGTTGTCAACCACCTTGTACCCTCATCCTTCCACCGTGGCCACTCTCCTCCAAGACGACGATCAGCTTCCCCGTCGTCACTGAGACGTTCAAAGAGACATGGCCGGAGACCACCAGCGGTGTTACCAAGTACGGCACAACAACTATCACCGTCAAGATCACACTGCCTCCTCTTACAACCTCGGAGATTGGCGTGTCTAACGTGATACTGACAGAGTCCACATCCAAATCTGTGCCTATACGCGGCAGTGTTATTCCATCCCCAGTCACATTAACCGAACCAACCCACGGCATCATCTACACGTATAAGCCTGGGCCTCTCCCCACTGATGATGTGGATATTGGACCTCCACCAGGCATCGCTCCTGGTGTCATCGTCACAGCTGGACCTCCCGGGCCTATCTGCAAGTCTGGCTGCGGTAAGCCATGCTTGTTCGGTTGCACACCAGGCGGAGGGGGTGGAGGAAGTGGTGGTGGCTCGATTGGGTGCATCGGTGGAGGATGTCCTGGGCCAGGAGGAAACTGCGTTGGGCCTGGAtgcgagaagaacaaggatgatgacaacgacgacgacgatgatgatgatgatgacgatgaggactgTGCTACAGAGACAAACACCGAGTGTCATCAAGTCTGCACGACAAAACCCTGTGCCACTGTTTGCAACACATATCTCGGCTGTGACTGCACAACCTCCCAAGTAACCGACTACTGGGTATCCTGCGAATCTTCCTCATGCACGACCACATCGACTGAAGTCATCACCGGTTGTTTTCTCACAGCGACAGCAACAACCACCGCTGCTTCTTGTCCCCTCACCACTCTGGAGTATAATGATGACCTCGGCGATGACTACAACGGCATCGGAAACTGGGGCTCGACTTACAAGacaaccttctcagcaagtGTGATTGTCAGTTCGACGCCGTACCCCGTTAACGATGGATATGCCACCGTTGACAGAACTGCATACCCAATTCCTGATGTCAAGTcagccaccaagaccaagatgcTGGGGACTTCAGCTATTATCATCCCTTCTCATGTCGGCAACACTATTTCCGTCACTGTCAAAGGCGTTTCCTTTGTCACCACGTGGTATCCGAGTGCTACGGCGACGGTTGGGGagtcaaagtcaacatcCACCGAGCCATCGGAAACGACATCATTCCCAACCAACACGGCCATCACCGAAGCTGAAGCGTACTGCTTCGAAGGTAACTCAGATTATGTGGAGTTCACCCTCAACGAAGCGCGGCAGGTTATAGGATCCTTCTGCGACTCCAGCTACACGCTCGACCCCGACAACACATTCGGTCAGAATGTGGCTCTAGAAGAAGACGGCTACACAGTTATCGTGTCGGCCAAATGGGCGCCGGATCAGAGCGGCTGCGGGGACAAAGAGCCGTTCTCCTTCTCCGGAGATGATTGGAACCATGATCTTTGTTCGATGGGCTGGACTGCTGCTTGGTCGTGCCCaaacgatgaggaggatcgGCAAAGCAGCTACGGAGGTGCGTATGTTCTTGATCCTCCCGAGAATGGTGGCTGTcttctcttgagcttgtaTGCATATGACACATCGACTATGCGGCTCAAGGCTCTACCAAAGGGGTCTGAGTCACTGATACCGCCGGTAATGAATGTGACGCATAtgggagagaagaaggactggATTGCGAATGACAAGTATGATGGTCGCAGAATGTGGCCAGTAGCGGAGGGCACGACACAAGTGGGCAAGCCCTCGGCTACCGGTGAGGTCAAAAACTAA
- a CDS encoding hypothetical protein (EggNog:ENOG41): MFNRKPRGVTDEERLSSYELDWPTSQRWKPNYSVPRNSLEYDLNASRDSSDPSQESEKRPNVPHPMSFGSRRDMDTSAKAIRQGALELRADEEEFSNLKLWIETMSELYMNDLDNRARWDPRWLNVTRRERFEGLDSVAISIVDYFANETVEKSEPVTTKKDFAVALDSRPESSQVRVIMVSDLSRFVMGVLGQLYSVDPEFWYEHLIASGYCASDSGLKLKNATWMNWAEQETRFRHRPLPGIGQRTEWNLSRRTKARKWAHLRWGRLGLLHYLGRKGFYEDEIAKRISDGRWTIERDVVLDKYGLLLTDKRKKRAEKKMKEKREKEEKARKKSLGAIDVPKTSSCHEIEGTSTRAKTSNVYRPYSTFHPVLPQNPTYWSNRDLRVMAPEGLGYWSSVDKQGRKTIILVFDPPRTMQHDKTKETTPSLTFMPRAMEFESYTDEELWRVADPDETYLDPPAPTFTKKQLKKDKKEARRRRAQARRDPSIAVVEKSNDTASEYSSDSEFDEDYRESLRKAYKHRQQLLRDRDFARKYSLSTFDLVYRYISKIPTSALNQDDSLIPSILTRLPFDDMWQLLAELRLMQDHVDADLGADLHIHLLEAAGTMTRQNVAWIRSTLQELSEWIGHIEKSKGILNLPKELEEEMAELTADLQSLQSRSEQTLNLLVASTGIAQSSLVIDQTSGINKLTELAFFFIPLSFITSIFSMQVAELTESPPKMWTWGLSLGLVFLITYLIRSFVRSPSVRLSAMRVRVTMLNRFTPKSRSASHRLNSVGNRAIAGYIFFFLIRCFFVLVILTVLLLFIFIVHFGIWAGAIGTAIYFIVTRWPEPAVLAPCFVAIVLAGMGFYVTCCLTEDIQAFWQKWSIEVADMLMNMLPEKWRFDRVDDEDLADEGVNTYARQAIFFAST; encoded by the exons ATGTTCAATCGAAAGCCTCGCGGCGTCACGGATGAGGAGCGGCTCAGCAGTTACGAGCTTGACTGGCCAACCTCGCAGCGATGGAAGCCAAACTACTCTGTCCCGCGCAACTCGCTTGAGTATGATCTCAATGCTTCACGCGACTCATCTGACCCAAGCCAAGAGTCTGAGAAACGACCCAATGTGCCGCATCCAATGTCTTTCGGGAGTCGGCGCGACATGGATACTTCTGCAAAGGCCATTCGACAAGGAGCTCTGGAGCTGAGggcagacgaggaggagttcTCTAATTTGAAGCTTTGGATAGAGACAATGTCCGAGTTGTACATGAACGATCTCGATAATCGGGCTCGGTGGGATCCACGATGGCTCAATGTTACTCGCAGAGAGCGCTTCGAAGGGCTGGACTCTGTCGCCATTTCAATTGTTGACTACTTCGCCAATGAGACCGTGGAGAAAAGCGAACCCGTCACGACAAAGAAGGATTTCGCGGTGGCTCTCGACTCAAGACCGGAGAGCTCCCAGGTGCGAGTCATCATGGTCAGCGATTTGAGTCGCTTCGTCATGGGTGTGCTGGGTCAGTTGTACTCAGTAGATCCCGAATTCTGGTACGAGCATCTCATCGCCTCAGGGTACTGCGCAAGCGACAGTGGTCTCAAGCTGAAGAATGCAACGTGGATGAACTGGGCCGAACAAGAAACGCGTTttcgtcatcgtcctctcCCGGGGATCGGTCAGCGAACGGAATGGAATCTGTCACGGAGAACCAAGGCTCGTAAATGGGCACATCTTCGTTGGGGTCgacttggtcttcttcaTTACCTGGGGCGCAAGGGCTTTtatgaggatgagattgcGAAGCGCATCTCTGATGGACGTTGGACAATTGAACGAGACGTTGTTCTTGACAAGTATGGGCTACTTCTGACTGACAAGAGAAAGAAACGtgcagaaaagaagatgaaggagaagagagagaaagaggagaaggcaagaaagaagagcctGGGTGCTATTGATGTTCCGAAAACATCAAGTTGCCACGAGATTGAGGGCACATCGACGAGGGCCAAAACATCGAATGTGTACCGTCCCTACAGCACGTTCCATCCTGTACTACCGCAAAACCCAACATACTGGAGCAATCGAGATCTCAGAGTCATGGCTCCAGAAGGCTTGGGTTATTGGTCAAGCGTTGACAAGCAGGGCCGAAAGACAA TCATTCTGGTCTTTGACCCACCACGAACTATGCAACacgacaagaccaaggagaCAACACCATCTCTAACATTTATGCCTCGGGCCATGGAGTTCGAGTCTTATACGGATGAAGAGCTTTGGCGTGTCGCTGACCCCGATGAGACGTACCTGGATCCGCCAGCGCCGACCTTTACGAAGAAGCAattgaagaaggacaagaaggaagcCAGGAGAAGGCGAGCACAGGCTAGAAGGGATCCGTCaattgctgttgttgagaaaagCAACGACACCGCTTCAGAATACTCCAGCGACTCAGAATTCGACGAAGACTATCGAGAGTCGCTTCGAAAGGCCTATAAACATCGCCAACAGTTACTCCGCGATCGCGACTTTGCGCGCAAGTACTCGTTGTCCACTTTTGATCTTGTGTATCGATACATAAGCAAAATACCCACCAGCGCGCTCAATCAGGACGATTCATTGATACCGTCTATCCTCACGCGACTCCCATTCGATGATATGTGGCAGCTCCTCGCCGAACTCCGTCTGATGCAGGAtcatgttgatgctgatctTGGCGCAGACCTACATATTCACTTGCTCGAAGCTGCGGGTACGATGACGAGGCAGAATGTAGCGTGGATAAGGTCGACTTTGCAGGAGCTGAGTGAGTGGATCGGCCATATCGAAAAGTCCAAGGGTATTCTCAATCTACCCAAagagctggaggaggagatggccgAGCTCACAGCTGATCTCCAATCCCTGCAATCACGCTCAGAGCAAACGCTCAATCTCCTGGTCGCTTCAACAGGCATCGCTCAATCATCTCTCGTCATCGATCAAACGTCCGGCATCAACAAACTCACCGAACTCGCATTCTTCTTCATACCCCTCTCATTCATCACATCAATCTTCTCCATGCAGGTCGCAGAACTCACCGAATCGCCGCCCAAGATGTGGACATGGGGTCTCTCCCTTGGCCTAGTCTTTCTCATAACCTACCTCATCCGCAGTTTTGTCCGCTCCCCGTCCGTCAGACTCTCGGCAATGCGCGTCCGTGTAACGATGCTTAACCGCTTCACGCCCAAGTCGCGGTCTGCATCGCACCGTCTCAATTCCGTCGGTAACCGTGCTATCGCGGGatacatcttcttcttcctcatccggtgcttcttcgtcctcgtGATTTTGACTGTCCTTTTACTTTTCATCTTTATTGTGCATTTTGGTATATGGGCTGGCGCGATTGGCACGGCAATATACTTTATCGTCACGCGATGGCCCGAGCCGGCAGTGCTGGCACCGTGCTTCGTTGCTATTGTCCTGGCGGGTATGGGCTTTTACGTTACGTGCTGTTTGACTGAGGATATACAGGCGTTTTGGCAGAAGTGGAGCATTGAGGTGGCGGATATGCTTATGAATATGTTGCCGGAGAAGTGGAGGTTTGAtcgggttgatgatgaggatttgGCGGATGAGGGGGTGAATACTTATGCGCGACAGGCAATCTTTTTTGCGTCGACGTAA
- a CDS encoding hypothetical protein (EggNog:ENOG41) — MAQNDIPMSSIDPELYFTPQTHISDNFKEMDTEEPYAVDDLCASSIRASHYKLLFDGAYSDISIVCRGREFKVHRAIVCTQCEWFGEAFTTPPKKRTIRSVTLDEDPEVFQHLLEFLYTGSYTAQMPAAPDEAERAKEIQDRLAAYPRCPIEKDTVKDSVPERPVRRSNRLLSTTPATAPAANSPSSTPHEILLAMHLFIMAQTYNIPALQLLCQDRFYTAGKNRWVNRTWTDWEATKEFEDVVLDVYGSTQEVNTPLWRALCRLICVKKDGDRMKERMMVVKGEQVFLDEGVAKYMLEPRGNSR, encoded by the exons atgGCTCAGAACGATATTCCTATGTCTAGCATCGATCCCGAGCTGTACTTTACGCCTCAGACTCATATCAGCGataattttaaagaaatGGATACTGAAGAGCCATACGCCGTGGATGATCTCTGCGCTTCCTCGATACGCGCTTCTCATTACAAGCTTCTCTTTGATGGCGCCTACTCCGATATATCGATCGTCTGCCGCGGTCGAGAGTTCAAGGTTCATCGTGCTATTGTGTGTACGCAGTGCGAATGGTTTGGGGAGGCTTTCACAACCCCGCCTAAG AAGCGCACCATTAGGAGCGTGACTCTGGATGAAGACCCCGAAGTCTTTCAGCACTTACTCGAGTTTCTCTACACTGGATCGTACACTGCTCAAATGCCCGCGGCACcggatgaggctgagagaGCGAAGGAGATTCAAGACAGACTTGCCGCTTATCCACGTTGCCCTATCGAAAAAGACACTGTAAAGGACAGTGTGCCAGAGCGCCCTGTAAGACGATCAAATAGGTTATTGTCAACTACACCCGCCACGGCACCCGCAGCCAACTCACCCTCAAGCACGCCGCACGAAATACTCCTCGCCAtgcatctcttcatcatggcccaGACATACAACATCCCTGCTCTTCAGCTCCTCTGCCAGGACCGCTTCTACACGGCTGGCAAGAACCGCTGGGTCAATAGGACGTGGACCGACTGGGAGGCTACGAAGGAGTTTGAGGACGTTGTGCTGGATGTGTATGGGTCTACGCAAGAGGTTAATACTCCGCTGTGGAGGGCGCTGTGCAGGTTGATTTGTGTGAAGAAGGATGGGGATCGGATGAAGGAGAGGATGATGGTTGTCAAGGGGGAGCAGGTGTTTCTCGATGAGGGCGTTGCGAAATACATGCTTGAACCTAGAGGCAATTCTAGATAA
- a CDS encoding hypothetical protein (EggNog:ENOG41), producing MTTSRFETESFTADHLVESAGTVLFRLSTREICIIRHLQRNEYLLPKGRRNLHESRQATAIRETTEETGSEDVPDEARFFEGACEPILVQARRRVEQGEMKLIWWFVAAVDEEKPAGPHEDKFGVEFLSYDAALERLTFKDDRDLVGRAIDLVKSTLAS from the exons ATGACCACCTCACGATTCGAGACAGAGAGTTTTACTGCAGATCACCTCGTAGAGAGCGCAGGAACTGTATTATTCCGCCTCTCGACGCGTGAGATCTGCATTATACGCCATTTGCAGCGTAATGAGTATCTTCTACCCAAGGGTCGCCGCAACCTACACGAGTCAAGGCAAGCCACAGCGATTCGCGAGACCACGGAAGAAACTG GAAGCGAGGATGTGCCCGATGAGGCACGCTTCTTCGAGGGTGCGTGCGAGCCCATTCTTGTACAAGCCCGACGACGGGTCGAGCAGGGGGAGATGAAGCTTATTTGGTGGTTTGTGGccgctgttgatgaagagaagcccGCTGGGCCGCATGAGGACAAGTTTGGCGTGGAGTTCCTTAGTTACGATGCAGCATTGGAGAGGCTGACGTTTAAGGATGACCGTGACCTGGTCGGGAGGGCGATTGACCTGGTGAAGTCGACTTTGGCTTCTTAA